The proteins below come from a single Kosakonia sp. SMBL-WEM22 genomic window:
- a CDS encoding MmcQ/YjbR family DNA-binding protein, with amino-acid sequence MTISELLQYCMAKPGAEQSVHSDWKATQIKVADVLFAMVKEVEDRPAVSLKTSPALAELLRDQHSDVRPSRHLNKAHWSTVYLDGTLPDSQIYYLVDASYQQAMELVPEGVRQQLSV; translated from the coding sequence ATGACAATTTCGGAGTTACTGCAATATTGCATGGCCAAGCCCGGCGCGGAGCAGAGCGTGCACAGCGACTGGAAAGCGACGCAGATTAAGGTCGCCGACGTGCTGTTTGCCATGGTGAAAGAGGTAGAAGATCGCCCGGCGGTCTCGCTGAAAACCAGCCCGGCGCTGGCGGAGCTGCTGCGCGATCAGCACAGCGATGTGCGCCCCAGCCGCCATTTGAATAAGGCGCACTGGAGCACGGTCTATCTGGACGGCACCCTGCCGGATTCGCAAATCTACTACCTGGTGGACGCCTCGTATCAGCAGGCGATGGAGCTGGTACCGGAGGGTGTCCGGCAACAGCTCTCCGTCTGA
- a CDS encoding secondary thiamine-phosphate synthase enzyme YjbQ, whose amino-acid sequence MWHQQTLTLSQKSRGFHLVTDEVIGQITALKSVKTGLLHLLLQHTSASLTLNENCDPTVRQDMEHHFLRAVPDNAPYEHDYEGPDDMPAHIKSSTLGVSLMLPVQNGRVLLGTWQGIWLGEHRIHGGSRRIIATLQGE is encoded by the coding sequence ATGTGGCATCAACAGACGCTTACGCTTAGCCAGAAATCGCGCGGCTTCCACCTGGTCACCGATGAGGTTATCGGGCAGATTACGGCGCTTAAGAGCGTGAAAACCGGTTTGTTGCACCTGCTGCTTCAGCACACGTCCGCTTCTCTCACCCTGAATGAAAATTGCGATCCCACGGTGCGCCAGGATATGGAGCACCACTTTTTACGTGCTGTGCCGGACAATGCCCCCTATGAGCATGATTACGAAGGGCCAGATGATATGCCTGCGCATATCAAATCCTCGACGCTTGGCGTGTCGCTGATGCTGCCCGTGCAAAATGGGCGCGTGTTGCTGGGGACATGGCAGGGGATCTGGCTGGGAGAGCATCGCATCCACGGCGGTTCGCGGCGGATTATCGCGACACTACAAGGGGAATAA